The window CCTACTCGATGAGCGCGTCCGGCTTTCCCTTGCTGCGCGGGCGTTCCTCGACCATCTTGCCCCAGACGATCAGCCGGTACTTGCTGGTGAACTCCGGCGTACAGGTGGTGAGGGTGATGTAGCGGCCGGGCTCGGTGAAGCCCGAGCCCTTGGGGACGGGGTCCAGCACGCTCGTGTTGGACGGCGGGGTCACCGGAAGCATCGAGGCCACCTTGTAGACGAAGTACTCGTCCTGCGTCTCGACCACGACCTCGTCGCCGGACTGGAGCCGGTTGATGTACCGGAACGGTTCGCCGTGGGTGTTGCGGTGCGCCGCTAGGCCGAAGTTGCCGGTTCGCGCGTCGGGCATCGCGGTCTTCAGCGCGCCCTCGCCGTAGTGCCCGACCATGCCCTTGTCGAGCACCGCCTTGTTGCTGACGCCCTCCGCGATCGGCGCGACCACGTCCAGCTTGGGGATGTGCAGGATGGCGAAGCCCTGGCCCGGGGCGAACACACCCGGGTTCCGCTTGCCGTTCGCCCAGTCGTCCTGCAACTGGTGCGTCTCACTGCCCGCCTGGGCGTGCGCCCGGACGTTGGTCCACCACAGCTGGTAGGTGACGAACAGCAGCATCAGCACGCCGGTGGTGATGAACACCTCGCCGATCGCCCGGCTCGCGATCACGGACGGGCTCGGTTTCCGCGCTCGTGCCTGCCGCCGGGCCTCCACCCGGGACAGCGGCCGGCCCGACGCCGGGGCCGACGCGGGCGCCGCCTCCCGGGCCCCGCCGTGGCGGCCACCGCGGCGCTTGGCGGCCTTCCTGCGCTCCGCACGGCCGCCGGGCGTGATTCCAGTGGCCGAAGGGGCGGAAGGGGCTCCAGAGGCCCGTAGGGGCCCGTTGTCGGGGTCCGGGCCCGACGGGCCGGGGATCCGCAGTGCCATCGTCTCGTCGTCCGCGGGGGGCCTGTGGGCGCCGGACGGCCGGGGGACGTGGGGGACCGAGGGGTCGACGGCGGCCATCGGAGCCGTCATCTCCTCGGAGAAGGGCCGCGCCGGTGTACCCGGGGCCCCCGTTCGGTCGGTGATCGCCGGCATCGCCGCCGTGGGCGGATCCGCTCGGCGACCGGCATGACGGCCGCCGCGGCGACCGGCGTCAGGCGCACCGCCGTAGGACTCGTACGGGCTCTCCCCGTACAAGTCCTCGCGCTCGGGGCGCAGCGCGGTCACGCCGTGGCCCTGCCCACCACCGGGGCGAGCCCCGCCGACCTCGCCACGGCACCCTGGTCGCCGCACTCCGCCAGCCAGTTGGCCAGCATCCGGTGCCCGTGCTCGGTCAGGACCGACTCGGGGTGGAACTGCACTCCTTCGACCGGTAGTTCACGGTGGCGCAGCCCCATGATGATGCCGTCGTGGGTGCGGGCGGTCACCTCCAGCTCGGCCGGTACCGTGGCCGGCTCGGCGGCCAGGGAGTGGTAACGGGTCGCCGTGAAGGGGGAGGGCAGGCCCGCGAAGACGCCCTTGCCCGCGTGCTCGACCGGTGAGGTCTTGCCGTGCAGCAGCTCGGGCGCCCGGTCGACCACACCGCCGTAGGCCACCTGCATCGACTGCATGCCGAGGCACACCCCGAAGACCGGCACCCCGGTCGCGGCACAGTGGCGGACCATGTCCACGCACACGCCGGCCTGCTCCGGTGTCCCCGGTCCGGGTGAGAGCAGGACGCCGTCGAAGCCGTCCTGGGCGTGCGCCGTCGACACCTCGTCGTTGCGCAGCACCTCGCACTCGGCGCCCAGCTGGTACAGGTACTGGACCAGGTTGAAGACGAAGCTGTCGTAGTTGTCGACGACGAGAATCCGCGCACTCACTGGTTGTCCACCGTCACATCGTTGAAGGGCAGCAGCGGTTCGGCCCAGGGGAAGACGTACTGGAACAGGACGTAGACCACGGCCAGGACCAGTACGAACGAGATGAGTGCCTTCAGCAACGCGTTTCCCGGCAGATGCCGCCAGATCCAGCCGTACATGCCGTCCCTTGCCGTCCCTTCCGTGTCCCTACGGCACCAGACCCACGCCGTACGCCACCAGACTAACGGCGCAGAGCCCTCGGTTCGCCTGCCTTCACAGGCTGTGTGGAGTCCAGATGCGCCCAGACGATCAGCCGGTGGCTGTGCCCCCATTCCGGATCGCACGTGGTCAGCGTCAGGTACCGGCCCGGACCCGTGTACCCGGACTTACGTGGCACAGGGTCGATCACCTCAACGTCCGTCGGAACCGTTTTGTAGGGCCCTTTGTCGATCCGATACGTGAACCAGGTCGAGCCGTCCGTGAGCACCACCGCGTTCCCCGGCCGCAGCCGCGGGAAGTCCTTGAACGGGTCGCCGTAGGTGCGCCGGTGCCCGGCCACCGCGAAGTTGCCCCGCCCGCCGAGCCGGGCGGTCCCCGCGTAGTGGGCGAGGCCCTTGGCCAGCACGTCCCGGCCGGTGCCCTGCAGCACGGGCTTGTTCCACGTGAAACCGAGCCGCGGTATGTACATGATCGCGAAGGCCCTGCCGTAGCGGTACGGCCGCGGCCTGCCCTGCCGCTCCGACGCGGACGTCTGCTCGCCGCGGGGGGTTCCCGGCCGGACGGGGCCCGAGGCCCACTGCCGTTGCAGCCGGTCGATCTGGTCGCTCATGGCGCTGTCGGCACGGACGCCCGTCCAGAAGAGCACGTACACGACGAAGAGCACGATCAGGGCGCCGACGGTGATGCACAGCTCGCTGACGGTCCGGCCGATCACGCGCACCGGCGGCTCCTGACAGGGGACCTGGCTACTCCACTGGCTTCGCGTAGTGCAGATCCACTGTGCCCGAGTAGCCGGGAAGAGTCACCGTCCCGTCCTCGGTGACTTTCCAGCCGAGGCCGTAGACGTTGACGTACACCATGTAGGTCTGGATCGCCTTGCTCGCCGCGAGCGCCTGCTGCAGCTTGCCGGGGTCCCCGATCGCCGTGATCTTGTACGGCGGTGAGTAGACGCGGCCCTGGAGGATCAGCGTGTTGCCGACGCAGCGCACCGCGCTGGTGGAGATCAGCCGCTGGTCCATGACCTTGATGCCTTTGGCGCCGCCCTCCCACAGGGCGTTCACCACGGCCTGGAGGTCCTGCTGGTGGATGACCAGGTAGTCGGGCTGCGGCTCGGGATAGCCGGGAAGCTTGGCGGTCGCGTTCGGCGGGGCGTCGTTCAGCGTGACGGTGAGCGCCTTGCCGGTCAGCCGCTGGGTGCCCGCGCTCCTCTCCAGCCCGCTGATCTTCTCGTCCTGGGCCTTCGTGCTGCCGTCGTCGCTCTCGGCCAGCGAATCCACGGTGCCGCGCAGCGTGGCGTTGGACTCGTCCAGCTCCTTGTTCTTGCGGCTGCGCTGCTGGATCAGGTCGGACAGCTTCAGCAGGGAGCCGTCCTGCCGGATGTCGGTGCCCTTGGCCGTGTTGAAGCTGGTGAAGAAGATGAGCCCGGCGAGGGCGAAGACGGCGGCCGTGAGCACCCGCACCGGTCGGACACGCGGACGACGGCCGGGGCCGGAACCCATTGCTCCCGTCCCCTGGGAGTCGGCAGAATTGCTCAACGTACCCTTATCTCCTTCGGCGCCGCGGAAGCACTACGCTAACGGACGCCCGGGGGAGCACACAGAGTCGTCATGTTGGCCCCTTGTACGCTGCCCGAGCCCGACCCAGTTACCTGCGCGGCCACGCAGCGCATCGACAGGAGAGACCCTCGTGCCGAAGTCACGTATCCGCAAGAAGGCCGACTACACGCCGCCGCCGGCCAAGCAGGCGCAGGCGATCAAGCTGAACAGCCGCGCCTGGGTCGCTCCGGTCATGCTGGCCATGTTCCTCATCGGCCTGGCCTGGATCGTCGTCTTCTACGTGACGGACGGTTCCCTGCCGATCGACGCGCTGGACAACTGGAACATCGTGGTCGGCTTCGGCTTCATCGCCGCCGGCTTCGGCGTCTCCACCCAGTGGAAGTAGCCCTCACCAGCATCGACGTGGCAGCTCTACCCAGGGCTGTTCACTGAGTTATCCACAGGTCCGCGTGGCTATCCACATGGCCCTGGGGAAAAGACTACGATCTGTGGATAACTCATCGAGGGTTGACGCCGGTGTGACTGCCCTACCGGGCCTCGTACACCCTTTCGCCCCCTGCCTGACCTGTGGAAACACATTCGAGCGGCAGGGGGCACGCTTGTGCCCGCACCGTATGCACAAGATCCGGCACTCGCTGTGGACAAAGAGCGGCCGTCAGGTGAGCTGAGCGGTTCTGACCAGGGCGAGGGCCACCGAGACGAGCAGAACCAGTGCGCAGGTGCCGTACTGGATCAGCGCCCGGCGCTCGCGCGGCGCGTGCACCATG of the Streptomyces sp. 1222.5 genome contains:
- a CDS encoding class E sortase, which encodes MTALRPEREDLYGESPYESYGGAPDAGRRGGRHAGRRADPPTAAMPAITDRTGAPGTPARPFSEEMTAPMAAVDPSVPHVPRPSGAHRPPADDETMALRIPGPSGPDPDNGPLRASGAPSAPSATGITPGGRAERRKAAKRRGGRHGGAREAAPASAPASGRPLSRVEARRQARARKPSPSVIASRAIGEVFITTGVLMLLFVTYQLWWTNVRAHAQAGSETHQLQDDWANGKRNPGVFAPGQGFAILHIPKLDVVAPIAEGVSNKAVLDKGMVGHYGEGALKTAMPDARTGNFGLAAHRNTHGEPFRYINRLQSGDEVVVETQDEYFVYKVASMLPVTPPSNTSVLDPVPKGSGFTEPGRYITLTTCTPEFTSKYRLIVWGKMVEERPRSKGKPDALIE
- a CDS encoding aminodeoxychorismate/anthranilate synthase component II, translating into MSARILVVDNYDSFVFNLVQYLYQLGAECEVLRNDEVSTAHAQDGFDGVLLSPGPGTPEQAGVCVDMVRHCAATGVPVFGVCLGMQSMQVAYGGVVDRAPELLHGKTSPVEHAGKGVFAGLPSPFTATRYHSLAAEPATVPAELEVTARTHDGIIMGLRHRELPVEGVQFHPESVLTEHGHRMLANWLAECGDQGAVARSAGLAPVVGRATA
- a CDS encoding class E sortase — its product is MRVIGRTVSELCITVGALIVLFVVYVLFWTGVRADSAMSDQIDRLQRQWASGPVRPGTPRGEQTSASERQGRPRPYRYGRAFAIMYIPRLGFTWNKPVLQGTGRDVLAKGLAHYAGTARLGGRGNFAVAGHRRTYGDPFKDFPRLRPGNAVVLTDGSTWFTYRIDKGPYKTVPTDVEVIDPVPRKSGYTGPGRYLTLTTCDPEWGHSHRLIVWAHLDSTQPVKAGEPRALRR
- a CDS encoding DUF881 domain-containing protein, with translation MSNSADSQGTGAMGSGPGRRPRVRPVRVLTAAVFALAGLIFFTSFNTAKGTDIRQDGSLLKLSDLIQQRSRKNKELDESNATLRGTVDSLAESDDGSTKAQDEKISGLERSAGTQRLTGKALTVTLNDAPPNATAKLPGYPEPQPDYLVIHQQDLQAVVNALWEGGAKGIKVMDQRLISTSAVRCVGNTLILQGRVYSPPYKITAIGDPGKLQQALAASKAIQTYMVYVNVYGLGWKVTEDGTVTLPGYSGTVDLHYAKPVE
- the crgA gene encoding cell division protein CrgA is translated as MPKSRIRKKADYTPPPAKQAQAIKLNSRAWVAPVMLAMFLIGLAWIVVFYVTDGSLPIDALDNWNIVVGFGFIAAGFGVSTQWK